One stretch of Chryseobacterium sp. LJ668 DNA includes these proteins:
- a CDS encoding aminopeptidase: protein MKKFSICFILFWGIVQVSAQKDSITISAKLSPDRKILEVSQEIIYHNHSEKPLDSIKLLNWAAAYNKRGTSLVYRKLEDRNNALHFAKPEDLGKILTLKIDSDNNQTVSKNDASEENLFFVLNQPLRAGESIKLQLQYKVQIPDKKFTGYGTSENSIALKYFFIVPDHFDPSNTSKRNYNDIEESVNFNTHWKINFDVPGNLFVEGNLPQANINSFKGYLDSDPEFIISQNEFPAIKINTEDIHTEIKFGYAISPQEIQNLEFFLPLHLRFIKEKIGFVPERLFISDKFRAKEDFFGNNDISFWKFKFKLFTDAEKVDLDYFGIIAKKILDESIIADKQDHHWFKNGLKSYLESQYLKKFYGEAKLLGNLPETSLFGIKPLKWFHASDVKLLDRYGLAYQYIMSQNLDQKIDEPFSALSNFNDMAISSFEMGSLFSFSADKMGEENFNDLVKKYIAENKDQQINPEEFLKQLSEKDSSTDYLAQFLKHKNRVNFKLKKFKTKDDSLQIRIAKNTDDAIPAKLQTQTKDGEIKSYWIETEKNERLKTVNLPAENIYKITLNDDYIFPEANYRDNFLYTKGLFSNSKKIKFKLIKDIPNPEFNEIYLNPRIRFTNTYDKFLIGMNFKNQSLFDQKFLYSITPSFSTGTGKLTGSGSVAYSFLPAESVIRSLTFGVSGSYFHYDYDLAYQKASLYSNINFRKDPRSTVSRGISFSYNYFQRDLNAKMIADRDYDQYNLWSLGYGYADNQMIHEKSFSISTQAMQDFNKITAEAFYRWEFAPRQKLSLRLFAGYFARNETRNNTFDYGISRVSDYSFSYNLLGQSATGGILSQQFVLADGGFKSFIPGTVNKWITSFNVDTSVWKIFHIYADAGIYKNKNNPTQFIWDSGVKVRLIPDFLEIYFPVQSSLGFEPGFKDYGKRIRYTLILNLSTIINAARRGWY from the coding sequence TTGAAAAAGTTTAGCATTTGTTTTATTCTGTTTTGGGGAATTGTACAGGTTTCTGCACAAAAAGACAGCATCACTATATCCGCAAAATTATCTCCGGACAGGAAGATACTTGAGGTCAGTCAGGAGATTATCTATCATAATCATTCTGAAAAACCCTTGGACAGTATAAAACTCCTCAACTGGGCAGCTGCTTACAACAAACGCGGAACTTCTCTGGTATACAGAAAACTCGAAGATAGAAACAATGCTCTTCATTTTGCCAAACCTGAAGACCTCGGTAAGATTTTAACTCTAAAAATTGACAGCGATAATAATCAAACTGTTTCTAAAAATGACGCCTCTGAAGAAAATTTATTTTTTGTTCTAAATCAGCCGTTGCGAGCTGGTGAAAGCATTAAATTGCAGCTTCAGTATAAGGTGCAGATTCCTGATAAAAAATTTACAGGCTACGGAACTTCGGAAAACAGCATTGCCTTAAAATATTTCTTTATTGTTCCCGATCACTTCGATCCGAGCAACACTTCTAAAAGAAATTATAACGACATCGAAGAATCCGTAAATTTCAATACCCATTGGAAAATTAATTTTGACGTTCCTGGTAATTTATTTGTAGAAGGAAATCTGCCTCAAGCTAATATCAACTCTTTTAAAGGATATTTAGATTCTGATCCAGAATTTATCATTTCGCAAAATGAGTTCCCAGCGATCAAAATAAATACGGAAGACATTCATACTGAGATCAAATTCGGGTATGCTATCAGCCCGCAGGAAATTCAGAATTTAGAATTTTTCCTTCCGCTTCATCTAAGGTTTATCAAAGAGAAAATAGGTTTTGTACCGGAAAGATTATTTATTTCAGATAAGTTCAGGGCTAAAGAAGATTTTTTTGGGAATAACGACATCAGTTTCTGGAAATTTAAATTCAAACTTTTTACTGATGCCGAAAAGGTAGATCTTGATTATTTTGGAATTATTGCGAAGAAAATTTTAGACGAAAGCATTATTGCCGATAAACAAGACCATCATTGGTTTAAGAACGGACTGAAATCATATTTGGAAAGTCAGTATCTCAAAAAATTCTACGGAGAAGCAAAACTTTTAGGCAATCTACCTGAAACCAGCCTGTTTGGAATAAAACCTTTAAAATGGTTTCATGCTTCAGATGTGAAGTTGCTCGACCGTTACGGTTTGGCTTATCAATACATCATGTCACAGAATCTTGACCAAAAAATTGATGAGCCATTTTCAGCTTTGAGTAATTTTAATGATATGGCTATCAGTAGCTTTGAAATGGGAAGCCTTTTCAGTTTCTCTGCTGATAAAATGGGTGAAGAGAACTTTAATGATTTAGTTAAAAAATATATTGCAGAAAACAAAGATCAGCAGATCAATCCTGAAGAATTTCTAAAACAGCTTTCAGAAAAAGACTCATCTACAGATTATTTAGCGCAGTTTTTGAAACATAAAAACAGGGTTAATTTTAAGCTCAAAAAATTTAAAACAAAAGATGATTCACTACAGATCAGAATTGCAAAAAATACAGATGATGCCATTCCTGCTAAGCTGCAAACCCAAACCAAAGATGGCGAAATAAAATCTTACTGGATAGAAACCGAAAAAAATGAAAGATTAAAAACCGTCAATCTTCCTGCGGAAAACATCTATAAGATCACATTAAATGATGATTATATTTTCCCGGAGGCAAATTATCGTGACAATTTTTTGTACACAAAAGGTTTATTTTCAAATTCAAAAAAAATTAAATTTAAACTGATCAAAGACATCCCCAATCCGGAATTTAATGAAATTTATCTGAATCCCAGGATACGTTTCACCAATACCTATGATAAATTTCTGATCGGTATGAATTTTAAAAATCAGTCCTTGTTTGATCAAAAGTTTTTATATTCTATCACTCCATCTTTCAGTACAGGAACGGGGAAACTCACCGGTTCTGGTTCGGTGGCCTACTCTTTTCTTCCTGCGGAAAGCGTTATCAGAAGTCTGACTTTTGGGGTTTCGGGTTCTTATTTTCATTACGACTATGATTTAGCATACCAAAAAGCTTCACTGTATTCTAATATAAATTTTAGAAAAGACCCACGAAGTACTGTGAGCCGCGGCATCAGCTTTTCCTATAATTATTTTCAGAGGGATCTGAATGCCAAAATGATAGCAGACCGTGATTACGATCAATACAATCTATGGTCATTGGGCTACGGATATGCCGACAATCAGATGATTCATGAGAAAAGCTTCAGTATCAGTACTCAGGCGATGCAGGATTTTAATAAAATCACGGCCGAAGCTTTTTACCGATGGGAATTTGCACCACGGCAGAAATTGAGTTTAAGATTATTTGCAGGATATTTTGCCAGAAATGAAACTCGTAACAACACTTTTGATTACGGAATTTCCAGAGTTTCTGATTACTCTTTTTCTTATAATCTTCTGGGACAAAGTGCAACAGGCGGAATTCTCTCACAGCAATTTGTTTTGGCTGATGGCGGTTTTAAATCTTTTATTCCGGGGACGGTGAATAAATGGATTACCTCATTTAATGTAGATACAAGCGTATGGAAAATTTTCCACATCTATGCTGATGCCGGAATTTATAAAAATAAAAACAATCCTACGCAGTTTATCTGGGACAGCGGCGTAAAAGTAAGACTGATCCCCGATTTTCTTGAGATTTATTTTCCTGTGCAATCATCTTTGGGCTTTGAACCGGGCTTTAAAGATTATGGCAAACGCATCAGATATACTTTAATTCTTAATCTGAGCACTATTATTAATGCTGCGAGAAGAGGTTGGTATTAA
- the pyrF gene encoding orotidine-5'-phosphate decarboxylase — protein MESKKEFFLECYKLGIIKFGRFTLKSGIESPFYVDLRPLASDPKILKNLANYLLEMLPLDNFDLICGVPYAALPMATAMSLESYIPLIIKRKEAKEYGTKKMIEGIYQKGQNCLLVEDVITSGKSLVETIAEIEQEDLKVADIVVVLDREQGGKQLLESKGYRVHTLFNISEVCTILQEEGELSDDEVKRIQDFLAGNHIQFEEKTRLSYQEKFETAQHSVSKKLLEIALAKESNLIASADVTTTQELLELAEKVGPHIIALKTHIDIISDFDYQNTIVPLKELATKHQFLLMEDRKFADIGNTQGLQFTSGVFRITDWADFVTSQVIGGFESLDCFKNVGVVAIIGMSSKGTLTTNSYREEALKIALSHPNVIGGVSQNAIPEEILLFTPGVNLADSGDGKGQQYNTPEHVFKTLHTDFVIVGRGIYQSEQPGEAAATYKNEGWKAYLDSLDKKMV, from the coding sequence ATGGAAAGTAAAAAAGAATTCTTTTTGGAGTGCTACAAACTCGGCATCATCAAATTCGGAAGATTTACACTAAAAAGTGGGATCGAAAGTCCGTTTTATGTAGACTTAAGGCCCTTAGCTTCAGATCCTAAAATTTTGAAAAATTTAGCAAATTACTTATTGGAAATGCTTCCGTTGGATAATTTTGACCTGATCTGTGGAGTTCCTTACGCTGCTCTTCCGATGGCTACTGCAATGTCTCTTGAAAGTTATATTCCATTAATTATTAAAAGAAAAGAAGCCAAAGAATACGGAACCAAAAAAATGATCGAAGGAATTTACCAGAAGGGGCAAAACTGTCTTCTGGTAGAAGATGTGATCACTTCCGGGAAATCTTTAGTAGAAACAATTGCTGAAATTGAGCAGGAAGATCTGAAAGTTGCCGATATTGTTGTCGTTTTAGACAGAGAACAAGGGGGTAAACAGCTTTTAGAAAGTAAAGGATACAGAGTACATACACTTTTTAATATTTCAGAAGTTTGCACCATTCTTCAGGAAGAAGGTGAGCTTTCTGACGATGAAGTGAAGAGAATTCAGGATTTTCTTGCCGGAAATCACATCCAGTTTGAAGAAAAAACTAGACTTTCCTATCAAGAAAAATTTGAAACTGCTCAACATTCTGTTTCAAAAAAATTATTAGAAATTGCTCTGGCAAAAGAATCTAATCTTATTGCATCTGCCGACGTTACCACAACACAGGAATTATTAGAACTGGCGGAAAAAGTAGGTCCGCATATTATCGCTTTAAAAACCCACATAGATATTATTTCTGATTTTGATTATCAGAATACCATCGTTCCACTTAAGGAACTGGCAACAAAACATCAGTTTTTATTGATGGAAGACAGAAAATTTGCCGACATTGGAAATACGCAGGGACTTCAGTTTACAAGCGGGGTTTTCAGAATTACAGATTGGGCAGATTTTGTAACTTCTCAGGTGATCGGAGGATTTGAATCTTTAGACTGTTTCAAAAATGTAGGTGTTGTTGCGATCATCGGAATGTCTTCAAAAGGAACTCTAACGACAAACAGTTACAGAGAAGAAGCTTTAAAAATTGCCCTGTCTCATCCCAATGTGATTGGTGGAGTTTCTCAAAATGCAATTCCGGAAGAGATTTTATTATTTACACCTGGTGTTAATTTAGCAGATTCCGGGGACGGCAAAGGACAACAATACAATACACCGGAACACGTTTTCAAAACTCTGCATACCGATTTTGTCATTGTTGGAAGAGGAATTTATCAGTCTGAGCAACCCGGAGAAGCTGCTGCAACTTACAAAAATGAAGGTTGGAAAGCCTATTTAGATTCTCTAGACAAGAAGATGGTATAA
- a CDS encoding YkvA family protein, with the protein MKYSKLNLAKEAISHKGFVKKIPDIFRMVKMWRKGAYPMRSVDIILPLIGLLYVISPIDFLPEIAVPVIGVLDDLAVLSLAIPKLIKEVDKFLLWEAERKYSTNDTKIIDAEIVK; encoded by the coding sequence ATGAAATATTCAAAACTCAATTTAGCCAAAGAGGCTATCAGCCACAAAGGCTTTGTAAAAAAAATTCCAGACATCTTCAGAATGGTGAAAATGTGGAGAAAAGGAGCATATCCTATGAGGTCGGTAGACATTATCTTACCATTAATTGGCCTTTTGTATGTGATTTCTCCAATAGATTTCCTGCCTGAGATTGCAGTTCCTGTAATCGGAGTGTTAGATGACTTGGCAGTTTTATCATTAGCTATTCCTAAACTGATTAAGGAAGTTGACAAATTTTTACTTTGGGAAGCCGAACGTAAATACAGCACAAACGACACCAAGATAATTGATGCCGAAATTGTGAAATAA
- a CDS encoding TlpA family protein disulfide reductase, producing the protein MKKLITYIIIFVVLGAVFLVPGIRNSLKDMFFPIATIENAVHIEADDYDIDLQGINVPSTNMKNFRNKPVFLNFWGTWCPPCRKEWPSIQRLYDKRKESIDFVLIAMKDEEPAVRKFLKENKYTVPVYIAQSPISEKILPKAFPTTFLLNENGRILIKEDAATDWDSEAKHQFIDNIIK; encoded by the coding sequence ATGAAAAAATTAATCACTTACATCATTATTTTTGTCGTTTTAGGAGCTGTGTTTCTTGTTCCAGGCATTAGAAATTCTCTGAAAGACATGTTTTTCCCGATTGCCACCATAGAAAATGCCGTGCATATTGAAGCAGATGATTACGATATTGATCTTCAGGGAATAAATGTTCCGAGTACCAATATGAAAAACTTCAGGAATAAACCTGTTTTTTTAAATTTTTGGGGTACTTGGTGCCCGCCTTGCAGAAAAGAATGGCCTTCCATCCAAAGACTTTATGATAAAAGAAAAGAAAGCATTGATTTTGTATTGATTGCCATGAAAGATGAAGAACCGGCGGTAAGAAAATTTCTGAAAGAAAATAAGTATACAGTTCCCGTATACATTGCACAAAGCCCTATTTCTGAAAAAATACTTCCTAAAGCTTTCCCCACAACGTTCCTACTCAATGAAAACGGTAGAATTCTCATTAAAGAAGATGCGGCTACAGACTGGGATTCAGAAGCTAAACATCAATTTATTGATAATATCATTAAATAA
- a CDS encoding thioredoxin family protein encodes MQNYWNQAISFEEYLQIANQRLINPENHKDTEYKQYYELGIQRMDRTLKKFVIDEEQLNELRSKNFDGKILIISEAWCGDASATVPALVKFFEGQNEVKIFLRDSDTSLIDQFLTNGTQSIPKVIILDKDFNVKNTWGPRPKFGHELLLKYKANPEEYTKELFYNDLQIYYSRNRGKDSIQEILELL; translated from the coding sequence ATGCAAAATTACTGGAACCAAGCAATCAGCTTCGAAGAGTACCTTCAAATTGCCAATCAGAGACTCATTAATCCTGAAAACCATAAAGATACTGAGTATAAGCAATATTATGAACTCGGCATCCAGAGAATGGACAGAACGCTGAAAAAGTTTGTCATCGATGAAGAGCAACTGAACGAATTGAGGTCTAAAAATTTTGACGGAAAGATTTTAATTATTTCTGAAGCATGGTGTGGAGATGCAAGCGCTACGGTTCCTGCTTTAGTGAAATTTTTTGAAGGTCAGAATGAAGTGAAAATTTTCCTGAGGGACAGCGACACCAGCTTAATTGATCAATTTTTGACCAATGGAACGCAGTCTATCCCGAAAGTTATTATACTAGATAAAGACTTTAACGTGAAAAATACTTGGGGACCGCGACCAAAATTCGGACACGAGTTGTTGTTAAAATACAAAGCAAATCCTGAAGAATATACGAAAGAATTATTTTACAATGATCTTCAAATCTACTATTCCAGAAACAGAGGAAAAGATTCGATTCAGGAAATTCTAGAATTATTATGA
- the aroC gene encoding chorismate synthase encodes MLNTLGNLLSLTTFGESHGLAYGGIINNFPAGLEIDLEKIQYELDRRKPGQSAIVTQRKESDTVKFLSGIFEGKTTGTPIGFMIENENQKSKDYDHIAQSFRPSHADFTYDQKFGIRDYRGGGKSSARETINWVVAGALAKQLLKNVEINAYVSSVGEIFCEKPYQALDFSKTESNEVRCPDTETAEKMILKIKEIKKEGNTIGGTITCVIKNVPVGIGEPVFSKLQAELAKAMLNINACKGFEYGSGFCGAKMTGSEHNDAFNTDFTTKSNLSGGIQGGISNGMDIYFRVAFKPVATILQPQESVDKDGNAVTVDGKGRHDPCVVPRAVPVVESLAAFVLADLYLISKTRNLNQF; translated from the coding sequence ATGCTCAATACTTTAGGGAATCTGCTCAGCCTCACGACTTTCGGTGAAAGTCACGGTTTGGCGTATGGCGGAATCATCAATAATTTTCCTGCAGGTTTGGAAATTGATTTAGAAAAAATCCAGTACGAATTAGACCGTAGAAAACCCGGCCAATCAGCCATTGTTACACAAAGAAAAGAAAGTGATACAGTAAAATTTCTTTCAGGGATTTTTGAAGGAAAAACGACAGGAACACCCATTGGCTTTATGATTGAAAATGAAAATCAGAAGTCGAAAGATTACGACCACATCGCACAATCTTTCCGACCAAGTCATGCAGATTTTACGTATGACCAGAAGTTCGGAATCCGGGATTATCGTGGTGGTGGTAAATCTTCTGCCCGTGAAACCATCAATTGGGTCGTTGCGGGAGCTTTAGCGAAACAACTTTTAAAAAATGTTGAAATCAACGCTTACGTTTCTTCTGTTGGAGAAATTTTCTGCGAAAAACCTTATCAGGCTCTAGATTTTTCTAAAACAGAAAGCAATGAAGTTCGCTGTCCGGATACTGAAACTGCTGAAAAAATGATTTTAAAAATCAAAGAAATCAAAAAAGAAGGCAACACGATTGGTGGAACAATTACCTGTGTCATCAAAAATGTTCCTGTAGGAATTGGCGAACCTGTTTTCTCTAAATTACAGGCCGAACTGGCAAAAGCAATGCTGAATATCAACGCCTGCAAAGGTTTTGAGTACGGTAGTGGTTTTTGCGGTGCAAAAATGACAGGAAGCGAACATAACGATGCCTTCAATACAGATTTTACGACAAAATCAAACCTTTCCGGTGGAATTCAGGGAGGAATCTCAAACGGAATGGACATCTATTTTCGGGTTGCTTTCAAACCTGTTGCCACAATTTTGCAACCGCAGGAAAGCGTAGATAAAGATGGAAATGCAGTAACTGTCGATGGGAAAGGAAGGCATGATCCATGTGTTGTTCCGAGAGCAGTGCCTGTTGTGGAAAGTCTTGCGGCTTTTGTTTTGGCGGATCTGTATCTGATCAGCAAAACGAGAAATTTAAATCAATTTTAA
- a CDS encoding LIC_10190 family membrane protein yields MLFILLTTIIIIPTLLGWGKFLEGTFKAKIFEGISGQLTSGIFGICVIWTILAFFIPLNLNVEIPTILFGLFCFFKEKLYLKIYKFTKENYVLSAITSAIIIFCSSFYPYILDHFGYYLPSIEWLKQYGLVKGISNLDLVLGQMSLWHIFQAGFSSFADPFLRINAVLLIIYSIYIIEKKSWLQLCFLPILLLFSQSPSPDLPVIIFSLILLNEILSGDKNTRFIFAFSLFIFAIKPTMIWLPILSLLYSVFIIKSTLKTLIPGIFILLLFFMKNIWTFGYPIFPVPVIDFGFIWKPDAELLKSSSEYALQKTYDNQHTFAEIQKFSALDYIKNWLFLDGIKSVINIAFVLSLVIFTVFTFIKKNKIITFICISLIIKSVLVLLFSAQYRFFIDVFFVIIFVIFYTYFNQKKSILIFSFLSIIVIGFMTFPTVLVKFIPSYRMLSFMGKFEEKQWYKPSIYEYKKFHSFEVGNLNFNVSEKYPFNFDTPVPAISASFVFDYQKAGIFPQLIDKNNMRKGFVSKKMTLQEQKQVKKITEEIKKQYKF; encoded by the coding sequence ATGCTGTTTATTCTTCTTACAACAATAATAATCATACCTACCCTTTTAGGTTGGGGAAAATTTCTTGAAGGCACTTTTAAAGCTAAGATATTTGAGGGAATTTCTGGACAACTGACATCCGGGATTTTTGGAATCTGCGTGATCTGGACGATTCTTGCATTTTTTATTCCTTTAAATCTAAATGTTGAAATTCCTACAATTTTATTTGGCTTATTCTGCTTTTTTAAAGAAAAGCTCTACCTGAAAATATATAAGTTTACAAAGGAAAATTATGTTTTGTCAGCAATAACTTCGGCTATAATTATTTTTTGCAGTTCATTTTATCCTTACATATTAGATCATTTTGGATATTATTTGCCTAGTATAGAATGGCTGAAACAATATGGATTGGTAAAAGGTATTTCAAATCTGGATCTTGTACTCGGTCAAATGTCTTTGTGGCATATTTTCCAGGCGGGATTTTCAAGTTTTGCAGATCCTTTCTTAAGAATAAATGCTGTTCTGCTTATAATTTATTCCATTTACATTATCGAAAAAAAGAGCTGGCTTCAATTATGCTTTCTACCTATTTTATTGTTGTTTTCACAGTCACCAAGTCCGGATCTGCCGGTAATTATATTTTCTTTGATTTTATTAAATGAAATTTTATCAGGCGATAAAAACACAAGATTCATTTTTGCTTTTTCACTATTTATTTTTGCAATAAAGCCCACAATGATTTGGCTGCCTATTTTAAGTCTGCTCTACTCTGTCTTTATCATTAAATCTACATTAAAAACTCTGATTCCCGGAATTTTTATCCTTTTATTATTTTTCATGAAAAACATCTGGACCTTCGGATATCCGATATTTCCTGTTCCGGTAATCGACTTTGGATTCATCTGGAAACCCGATGCAGAATTACTAAAATCCTCTTCCGAATATGCTCTTCAAAAAACCTATGACAATCAACATACTTTTGCAGAAATTCAGAAATTTTCTGCTCTTGATTATATCAAAAACTGGCTTTTTCTTGATGGAATTAAATCTGTAATTAATATAGCATTTGTTTTAAGTTTAGTCATTTTTACCGTTTTTACATTCATCAAAAAAAACAAAATCATTACCTTCATTTGTATATCATTGATTATAAAAAGTGTTTTAGTTTTGTTATTTTCAGCACAGTACAGATTTTTTATTGATGTTTTTTTTGTGATTATTTTTGTAATATTTTATACCTATTTTAATCAAAAAAAATCAATCTTAATTTTTTCTTTTTTATCCATAATAGTTATTGGATTCATGACTTTTCCTACGGTCCTTGTGAAGTTTATTCCGAGTTACAGAATGTTATCATTTATGGGGAAATTTGAAGAAAAACAATGGTACAAACCTTCTATATACGAATATAAAAAATTCCATTCTTTTGAAGTTGGAAATTTAAACTTTAATGTTTCAGAAAAATATCCGTTCAACTTTGATACACCGGTTCCTGCAATTTCAGCAAGTTTTGTTTTTGATTACCAAAAAGCCGGAATCTTTCCACAGCTGATTGATAAAAACAATATGCGTAAAGGTTTTGTCTCAAAAAAAATGACATTGCAAGAGCAAAAACAGGTCAAAAAAATCACAGAGGAAATTAAAAAACAATATAAATTCTAA
- a CDS encoding glycine zipper domain-containing protein, which produces MKNIVLAGILSVITLTACKKDDQVAEKSLEQQKMEFQARQLDIEKQKLAIEKERFAYEAQKKADSLVEVQKAKTAAAASPQVIRETKTIYRDRSSSSNSGSVANNGGSSAGTTAPQKKGISEAAKGTAIGAVSGAALGAIVNKKNRGGGAVVGGVIGAATGYTLGRAQDRKSGRVQPK; this is translated from the coding sequence ATGAAAAATATAGTATTAGCAGGAATTTTGTCGGTGATTACACTGACTGCCTGTAAGAAAGATGACCAGGTTGCAGAAAAATCTTTAGAACAACAAAAAATGGAATTTCAGGCAAGACAGCTTGATATAGAGAAGCAAAAACTGGCAATTGAAAAAGAAAGATTCGCATACGAAGCTCAGAAAAAAGCAGACAGCCTTGTTGAGGTGCAGAAAGCTAAAACTGCTGCAGCTGCTTCGCCTCAAGTAATACGAGAAACAAAAACAATATACCGAGACAGATCATCAAGTTCAAACAGCGGTAGTGTTGCTAACAACGGAGGAAGTTCTGCAGGAACAACTGCACCGCAGAAAAAAGGAATCAGTGAAGCTGCTAAAGGTACCGCGATTGGTGCCGTAAGTGGGGCAGCTTTGGGTGCTATTGTTAACAAAAAAAACCGTGGTGGAGGTGCTGTAGTAGGTGGAGTTATTGGTGCCGCAACCGGGTATACATTAGGTAGAGCACAGGATAGAAAAAGTGGGCGAGTACAGCCTAAATAG
- a CDS encoding DUF3817 domain-containing protein: protein MVNLYRKIAIIEGVSYLILLFVAMPLKYLFDIPDAVKYFGWIHGVLFLVFIGILIITAFQYKWSLKRVIVYLIASVLPFIPFILDKNLKKEYTNTSGYR from the coding sequence ATGGTCAATTTATATCGTAAAATAGCAATTATTGAAGGTGTTTCTTATCTGATTTTATTATTTGTTGCAATGCCGTTAAAATATCTGTTTGATATCCCGGATGCTGTAAAGTATTTTGGCTGGATACACGGCGTTTTATTTCTCGTTTTTATAGGGATTCTCATCATCACAGCATTTCAATACAAATGGAGCTTAAAAAGAGTTATAGTTTATCTAATAGCATCAGTATTGCCTTTTATACCATTTATATTAGACAAGAATTTGAAAAAAGAATATACGAATACGTCTGGCTATCGTTAA
- a CDS encoding RDD family protein: MRKHLKIVENNKASKGLRFANYFVDLFTFYILFTCAFLMLLTISPAFNSWISNINSITDRLLSIVCYVVYIFIIESVTGGRSLGKLITGTKVIMIDGSKPSVSNFFIRNITRGIILIDQLSFFGETGLHDSWSDTRVISIKNYEAEKQVRTDIEDLGKKEIA; this comes from the coding sequence ATGAGAAAACATTTAAAAATTGTAGAAAACAACAAAGCTTCAAAGGGACTAAGATTCGCCAATTATTTTGTAGATCTTTTTACTTTTTACATTTTATTTACATGTGCTTTTCTGATGCTTTTGACGATAAGTCCAGCTTTTAATTCTTGGATAAGCAATATCAATTCGATCACCGACAGACTTCTAAGTATTGTATGTTATGTTGTATACATTTTTATCATCGAATCTGTTACAGGAGGCAGAAGCTTAGGAAAATTGATTACAGGAACAAAAGTAATCATGATTGACGGCAGCAAACCCTCAGTAAGTAATTTTTTCATTAGAAATATTACTAGAGGGATTATCTTGATTGATCAGCTGTCTTTTTTTGGAGAAACTGGATTACATGACAGCTGGAGTGATACACGTGTAATTAGCATCAAAAATTATGAGGCTGAAAAACAGGTAAGAACAGATATTGAAGATCTTGGAAAGAAAGAAATCGCTTAA